The Streptomyces sp. NBC_01689 genome includes a window with the following:
- a CDS encoding ABC transporter permease: MTFVPALRAEWIKIRTLRPLVGGLAAVLVATAAFSALAGLDDSAGADFDPLFSVFFGVSFGQIAAITFGAQAVSAEFQGGALRVSLAAVPHRGRWFLAKAVAVAVPALVTGLLTGVVSAVVGTSVLGTRASGLSRAEELRGVVGCAVYLTLMALFAAGLAAVLRSGVATLSILVPFLLIVSFVVGGASGGVADFLPDRAGQAVLHATPDGGPGPWTGLAVTALWAGGALLAGAWSVRRRDA, encoded by the coding sequence ATGACGTTCGTCCCCGCGCTCCGTGCCGAGTGGATCAAGATCCGTACGCTGCGCCCGCTGGTCGGCGGTCTGGCCGCCGTCCTCGTCGCGACGGCGGCCTTCTCCGCGCTCGCGGGCCTCGACGACTCGGCCGGTGCGGACTTCGACCCGCTGTTCTCGGTGTTCTTCGGCGTCTCCTTCGGGCAGATCGCGGCGATCACCTTCGGCGCGCAGGCGGTCTCGGCGGAGTTCCAGGGCGGCGCGCTGCGCGTGTCGCTCGCCGCGGTCCCGCACCGTGGCCGGTGGTTCCTCGCCAAAGCCGTGGCCGTCGCGGTCCCGGCGCTGGTGACGGGCCTGCTCACCGGAGTCGTGAGCGCGGTCGTGGGCACGTCGGTGCTGGGCACCAGGGCGAGCGGCCTCAGCCGTGCGGAGGAGCTGCGCGGTGTCGTCGGCTGCGCCGTCTACCTGACGCTGATGGCCCTCTTCGCGGCGGGGCTCGCGGCCGTACTGCGCAGTGGAGTCGCGACGTTGAGCATCCTGGTGCCGTTCCTGCTGATCGTGTCCTTCGTCGTCGGCGGCGCGTCGGGCGGCGTCGCGGACTTCCTGCCGGACCGGGCGGGACAGGCGGTGCTGCACGCGACGCCGGACGGCGGTCCTGGCCCCTGGACCGGCCTCGCGGTCACCGCGCTCTGGGCCGGCGGCGCACTGCTGGCGGGCGCGTGGAGCGTACGCCGCCGGGACGCGTGA
- the mug gene encoding G/U mismatch-specific DNA glycosylase, giving the protein MTRPTPADLEAARGRLVPDVVADGLHVLFCGINPGLMTAATGHHFARPGNRFWPVLHLSGFTPRLLKPSEQDELVSYGLGITNVVARATARADELAPDEYREGGRLLGAKVERLRPRWLAVVGVTAYRSAFGERRAVIGPQERTIGTSRVWVLPNPSGLNAHWTAATMAEEFGRLRSAAAEDAPGGLPEPSAPATP; this is encoded by the coding sequence CTGACGCGGCCGACCCCCGCGGACCTGGAGGCCGCCCGCGGCCGGCTCGTGCCGGACGTCGTCGCGGACGGCCTCCACGTCCTGTTCTGCGGTATCAACCCCGGGCTGATGACGGCCGCCACCGGACATCACTTCGCGCGCCCCGGCAACCGTTTCTGGCCGGTGCTCCATCTGTCGGGCTTCACCCCCCGCCTCCTGAAGCCCTCGGAACAGGACGAACTGGTGTCGTACGGGCTCGGCATCACGAACGTGGTGGCGCGGGCGACCGCACGGGCCGACGAGCTGGCCCCGGACGAGTACCGGGAGGGCGGCCGGCTGCTCGGCGCGAAGGTGGAGCGGCTGCGCCCGCGCTGGCTCGCGGTGGTGGGGGTGACCGCGTACCGCTCGGCTTTCGGTGAGCGCCGTGCGGTGATCGGCCCCCAGGAGCGGACGATCGGGACCAGCCGGGTGTGGGTGCTGCCGAATCCGAGTGGGCTCAACGCGCACTGGACGGCGGCGACGATGGCGGAGGAGTTCGGGCGCCTGCGGTCGGCCGCCGCCGAGGACGCTCCGGGCGGGCTTCCGGAGCCCTCCGCTCCCGCGACTCCCTGA